One Leclercia pneumoniae genomic region harbors:
- the gsiB gene encoding glutathione ABC transporter substrate-binding protein GsiB, whose protein sequence is MTKFVARTWLLAASVTAALAAAPAWAAKDVVVAVASNFTTLDPYDANDTLSQAVAKSFYQGLFGLDKEMKLKNVLAEGYTVSDDGLVYTIKLRSGVKFQDGTDFNAEAVKANLDRASDPANSLKRYNLYKNIASTEAVDATTVKITLKEPFSAFINILAHPATAMISPAALKKYGKEIGFHPVGTGPYELDTWNQTDFVKVKKFAGYWQKGLPKLDTITWRPVVDNNTRAAMLQTGEAQFAFPIPYEQAAILAKNSKLALVASPSIMQRYISMNVTQKPFDNPKVREAINYAINRQALVKVAFAGYATPATGVLPPSIAFSQSYQPWPYDPAKARELLKEAGYPNGFSTTLWSSHNHSTAQKVLQFTQQQLVQVGIKVQVTAMDAGQRAAEVEGKGQKESGVRMFYTGWSASTGEADWALSPLFASQNWPPTLFNTAFYSNPQVDKDLTDALKTTNAEEKARLYKDAQDTIWKESPWVPLVVEKLVSAHNKALTGFYIMPDTGFSFDDADLK, encoded by the coding sequence ATGACCAAATTTGTTGCTCGCACATGGCTGTTAGCCGCGAGCGTAACGGCAGCGCTGGCTGCCGCGCCAGCCTGGGCGGCTAAAGATGTAGTGGTGGCCGTGGCCTCCAATTTTACGACGCTTGATCCCTATGACGCCAACGACACCCTGTCGCAGGCGGTAGCGAAGTCGTTTTATCAGGGGTTGTTTGGCCTGGATAAAGAGATGAAGCTAAAAAACGTCCTGGCAGAGGGCTATACCGTCTCTGACGACGGGCTGGTCTACACCATCAAGCTGCGCAGCGGCGTGAAGTTTCAGGACGGCACTGATTTTAACGCTGAGGCGGTGAAGGCGAACCTCGATCGCGCCAGCGATCCGGCTAACAGCCTGAAGCGCTACAACCTGTACAAGAATATCGCCAGCACCGAGGCGGTGGATGCCACCACGGTGAAAATCACCCTTAAAGAGCCGTTCTCAGCCTTTATCAATATTCTGGCGCACCCGGCGACGGCAATGATCTCTCCGGCCGCGCTGAAGAAATATGGCAAAGAGATCGGTTTTCACCCGGTGGGTACCGGCCCGTATGAGCTGGACACCTGGAACCAGACCGATTTCGTGAAGGTGAAGAAATTCGCCGGGTACTGGCAGAAAGGGCTACCGAAGCTGGACACCATTACCTGGCGTCCGGTGGTGGATAACAACACCCGTGCGGCGATGCTGCAAACCGGTGAAGCGCAGTTTGCTTTCCCGATCCCTTATGAGCAGGCGGCGATCCTCGCAAAAAACAGCAAACTGGCGCTGGTGGCCAGCCCGTCAATCATGCAGCGCTATATCAGCATGAACGTGACGCAAAAGCCGTTCGACAACCCCAAAGTGCGTGAAGCCATCAACTATGCCATCAACCGTCAGGCGTTGGTGAAGGTCGCCTTTGCCGGTTATGCCACGCCGGCAACCGGCGTGCTGCCTCCGTCGATCGCCTTTTCCCAAAGCTATCAGCCCTGGCCATACGATCCGGCAAAAGCGCGGGAGCTGCTGAAAGAGGCCGGTTATCCGAACGGCTTTAGCACCACCCTCTGGTCCTCGCATAATCACAGTACCGCGCAGAAGGTGTTGCAGTTTACTCAGCAGCAGCTGGTGCAGGTGGGCATTAAAGTCCAGGTTACCGCCATGGACGCCGGACAGCGTGCGGCAGAAGTGGAAGGTAAAGGGCAGAAAGAGAGCGGCGTGAGAATGTTCTACACCGGCTGGTCTGCTTCTACCGGCGAAGCTGACTGGGCGTTATCACCGCTGTTTGCTTCGCAAAACTGGCCGCCAACCCTCTTCAATACGGCGTTTTACAGCAATCCGCAGGTGGATAAAGATCTGACCGATGCGCTGAAAACGACCAACGCAGAAGAGAAAGCCCGCCTCTACAAGGATGCGCAGGATACCATCTGGAAAGAGTCGCCGTGGGTACCGCTGGTGGTAGAGAAGCTGGTCTCGGCGCATAACAAGGCGCTGACCGGGTTCTACATCATGCCGGATACCGGGTTTAGCTTTGACGACGCCGATTTAAAATAA
- the gsiD gene encoding glutathione ABC transporter permease GsiD has translation MRLLNWRRQAVLNAMPGLKPDRIRTPWFEFWRRFRRQPVAMIAGLFVLLLIAVAVLAPWIAPFDAENYFDYDRLNDGPSMMHWFGVDSLGRDIFSRVLLGAQISLAAGVFAVLIGAAIGTVLGLLAGYYEGWWDRLIMRICDVLFAFPGILLAIAVVAVMGSGMANVIIAVAVFSIPAFARLVRGNTLVLKQQTFIESARSMGASDANILFNHILPGTVSSIVVYFTMRIGVSIISAASLSFLGLGAQPPTPEWGAMLNEARADMVIAPHVALFPSMAIFLTVLAFNLLGDGLRDALDPRIKG, from the coding sequence ATGCGATTGTTAAACTGGCGCCGACAGGCCGTTCTGAATGCAATGCCTGGGCTGAAGCCAGACCGGATCCGCACCCCGTGGTTTGAATTCTGGCGTCGTTTTCGCCGCCAGCCGGTGGCGATGATCGCCGGGCTGTTTGTGCTGCTGCTGATTGCCGTGGCGGTGCTGGCGCCGTGGATTGCCCCTTTCGATGCGGAAAACTACTTCGATTACGATCGCCTTAACGATGGCCCGTCGATGATGCATTGGTTCGGTGTGGATTCGCTCGGGCGCGATATTTTTAGCCGCGTGCTGCTCGGGGCGCAGATCTCTCTGGCAGCGGGGGTCTTCGCGGTACTGATTGGCGCGGCGATCGGCACCGTACTGGGGCTGCTGGCAGGGTATTACGAAGGCTGGTGGGATCGGCTCATCATGCGCATTTGCGACGTGTTGTTTGCTTTCCCCGGCATTCTGCTGGCGATTGCGGTGGTGGCGGTGATGGGCAGCGGTATGGCTAATGTCATCATTGCCGTGGCGGTATTCTCCATACCGGCCTTTGCCCGACTGGTGCGCGGCAATACGCTGGTACTGAAGCAGCAGACATTTATCGAATCGGCGCGCAGCATGGGCGCCAGCGATGCCAATATCCTCTTCAATCACATCCTGCCGGGCACCGTCTCGTCGATCGTGGTCTACTTCACCATGCGTATCGGGGTGTCAATTATCTCGGCGGCCAGCTTGTCGTTCCTCGGACTGGGTGCGCAACCGCCTACTCCGGAGTGGGGGGCGATGCTGAATGAAGCGCGGGCAGATATGGTGATTGCGCCCCACGTTGCGCTCTTCCCCAGTATGGCTATTTTTCTCACCGTGCTGGCGTTCAACCTGCTGGGCGATGGGCTGCGCGATGCGCTGGATCCGAGGATTAAGGGCTAA
- the bssR gene encoding biofilm formation regulator BssR produces MSVDRLKRDLLSKLINARIDLDTYLTLRKAKGYMSVSESDHLRDNFFELCNYMREKAPLLREHCSAEEQAVLYRAAQSLSAVGVCMMTGGHDCPSFIAVNAEKLEVCLTDLTRCIQSLKTQQPLNQN; encoded by the coding sequence ATGTCCGTTGACAGACTCAAACGCGATCTTCTGAGCAAACTGATTAACGCCCGCATCGATCTGGACACCTATTTGACGCTAAGGAAAGCGAAAGGGTATATGTCAGTCAGCGAAAGCGACCATCTGCGAGATAACTTCTTCGAACTTTGTAATTACATGCGTGAGAAAGCGCCTCTTTTGCGTGAGCACTGCAGCGCTGAGGAGCAGGCGGTACTTTACCGCGCTGCGCAGTCGCTCTCTGCCGTAGGCGTTTGCATGATGACCGGGGGACACGACTGCCCCTCTTTTATCGCCGTTAACGCAGAGAAGCTGGAAGTCTGTTTGACAGATTTAACCCGCTGTATTCAGTCTCTGAAGACGCAGCAACCGCTCAATCAGAATTAA
- a CDS encoding glutathione S-transferase family protein — translation MITLWGRNNSTNVKKVLWTLEELDLPFNQIMAGLQYGVNQEAEYLAMNPNGLVPLLRDDETHVTLWESNTIVRYLAAQYGLNRLWIDAPAARATGEKWMDWANQTLSPAHRVVLMGLVRTPEAEHDHAAIEAAKQTLEGLFAMLDEALAAGPWLSGDAFGLGDIAVAPFVWNLTNIGLSWTPRPHLERWMAALSERPAYRKVVMIPVS, via the coding sequence ATGATTACGCTGTGGGGCAGAAATAACTCAACCAACGTCAAAAAAGTGCTCTGGACGCTGGAGGAGCTCGATTTACCGTTCAACCAGATCATGGCCGGTTTGCAGTATGGCGTGAATCAGGAGGCGGAGTACCTGGCGATGAACCCAAACGGGCTGGTGCCGCTGCTGCGAGACGACGAAACCCACGTCACGCTGTGGGAGTCAAACACCATCGTCCGCTACCTGGCCGCACAGTATGGGCTTAACCGGCTATGGATTGATGCGCCAGCCGCCCGCGCGACCGGCGAGAAGTGGATGGACTGGGCCAATCAGACCCTCTCCCCTGCGCACCGGGTGGTGCTGATGGGGCTGGTGAGAACGCCAGAAGCTGAGCACGACCACGCTGCCATTGAGGCGGCAAAGCAGACCCTCGAAGGACTGTTTGCCATGCTGGATGAGGCGCTGGCCGCCGGGCCATGGCTCTCCGGTGACGCCTTCGGTCTGGGGGATATTGCCGTCGCGCCTTTTGTCTGGAACCTGACCAACATCGGCCTTAGCTGGACGCCGCGCCCCCACCTCGAACGCTGGATGGCCGCCCTGAGTGAGCGACCTGCCTACCGCAAAGTGGTCATGATCCCGGTGAGCTAA
- a CDS encoding nitroreductase family protein, with product MNTIIDLFNDHKSERSFTDQAVDDATLERIISTAYRAPTSVHSQQVSVVVTRDAQKRAQIAQIAGGQPWIAKAPVFITFVLDMYKTQVGMQLAGQEQVAHQSIESLVAGATDVGIALGSVMAAARSEGLGIVPIGGIRLRPQALIDLLELPEHTFPVAGVVIGHVDVPSHHKPRLPLETFRHDEAYVTAGLEEKIAQYNQQMTAHWQAINRPDGETWSESVSGYYKHIYFPDVLPAIVKQGFGVDK from the coding sequence ATGAATACGATTATCGATCTCTTTAACGACCATAAAAGCGAACGCAGCTTCACCGACCAGGCCGTTGATGACGCCACGCTCGAGCGCATTATCAGCACCGCATACCGTGCACCCACTTCCGTACATTCCCAGCAGGTTTCCGTTGTCGTGACGCGCGATGCGCAAAAACGTGCGCAAATTGCCCAGATTGCGGGCGGCCAGCCGTGGATAGCTAAAGCGCCGGTGTTTATCACCTTCGTGCTGGATATGTATAAAACGCAGGTGGGCATGCAGCTGGCAGGCCAGGAGCAGGTGGCACATCAAAGTATCGAGAGCCTCGTTGCTGGCGCAACCGACGTAGGCATCGCGCTGGGCTCAGTCATGGCGGCGGCCCGCTCTGAAGGGCTGGGTATTGTCCCTATTGGCGGTATCCGTCTGCGTCCGCAGGCGTTGATTGATCTGCTCGAACTGCCGGAACACACCTTCCCGGTGGCGGGCGTGGTGATTGGCCATGTTGATGTTCCCTCCCATCACAAGCCACGACTTCCGCTCGAGACCTTCCGTCACGATGAAGCTTACGTTACCGCAGGGCTGGAAGAGAAGATTGCGCAGTATAACCAACAGATGACGGCGCACTGGCAGGCCATCAACCGCCCCGACGGTGAAACCTGGAGCGAAAGCGTGAGCGGTTATTACAAGCATATCTACTTCCCGGATGTGCTGCCGGCGATTGTGAAGCAAGGCTTCGGCGTCGATAAATAA
- the gsiC gene encoding glutathione ABC transporter permease GsiC, which produces MLNYVIKRLLGLLPTLLIVAVLVFLFVHILPGDPARLIAGPEADATVIDLVRKQLGLDQPLYVQFWHYMVNVLQGDFGTSMVSRRPVVDEIASRFMPTFWLTITSMLWAMLFGLGAGIVAAVWRNRWPDRLGMALAVTGISFPAFALGMLLMQIFSVELGWLPTVGADTWKHYVLPSVTLGAAVAAVMARFTRASFVDVLNEDYMRTARSKGVSEKWVILKHGLRNAMIPVVTMMGLQFGFLLGGSIVVEKVFNWPGLGRLLVDSVEMRDYPVIQAEVLLFSLEFILINLVVDVLYAAINPAIRYK; this is translated from the coding sequence ATGCTGAATTATGTGATTAAACGCTTGCTGGGTCTGCTGCCTACGCTACTGATCGTGGCGGTACTGGTCTTTTTATTCGTGCATATCCTGCCGGGCGATCCGGCGCGATTGATTGCCGGACCCGAGGCGGATGCCACGGTGATCGACCTGGTGCGTAAACAGCTGGGGCTGGATCAACCGCTGTATGTGCAGTTCTGGCACTACATGGTGAATGTACTGCAGGGGGATTTTGGCACCTCGATGGTGTCACGGCGTCCGGTTGTCGATGAGATTGCCAGCCGCTTTATGCCAACCTTCTGGCTGACTATCACCAGCATGCTGTGGGCGATGCTATTCGGGCTGGGCGCCGGTATTGTCGCTGCCGTCTGGCGTAACCGCTGGCCAGACAGGCTGGGAATGGCGCTGGCAGTCACCGGTATCTCGTTTCCGGCGTTTGCGCTGGGGATGCTGTTGATGCAGATTTTCTCCGTTGAGTTGGGCTGGTTGCCTACCGTGGGCGCCGATACCTGGAAACATTACGTTCTGCCTTCCGTTACGCTCGGGGCAGCGGTAGCGGCGGTGATGGCGCGCTTTACCCGCGCCTCGTTCGTCGATGTCCTTAACGAAGACTATATGCGTACAGCGCGGTCCAAAGGGGTAAGCGAAAAGTGGGTTATCCTCAAGCACGGACTGCGCAACGCCATGATCCCGGTGGTGACCATGATGGGGCTGCAGTTCGGCTTCCTGTTGGGCGGCTCGATTGTGGTTGAAAAAGTCTTCAACTGGCCAGGGTTAGGGCGCCTGCTGGTCGATTCGGTGGAGATGCGCGACTACCCGGTGATTCAGGCGGAAGTGCTGCTCTTTTCCCTGGAGTTTATCCTCATTAACTTAGTGGTGGACGTACTCTACGCCGCCATTAATCCGGCTATCAGGTACAAATAA
- the rimO gene encoding 30S ribosomal protein S12 methylthiotransferase RimO, with product MSNVSHPPKIGFVSLGCPKNLVDSERILTELRTEGYDVVPSYDNADMVIVNTCGFIDSAVQESLEAIGEALTENGKVIVTGCLGAKVDQIREVHPKVLEITGPHSYEQVLEHVHHYVPKPKHNPFLSLVPEQGVKLTPRHYAYLKISEGCNHRCTFCIIPSMRGDLVSRPIGEVLAEAKRLADAGVKELLVISQDTSAYGVDVKHRSGFHNGEPVKTSMVGLCEQLAKLGIWTRLHYVYPYPHVDDVIPLMAEGKILPYLDIPLQHASPRILKLMKRPGSVDRQLARIKQWREICPELTLRSTFIVGFPGETEEDFQMLLDFLKEARLDRVGCFKYSPVEGATANELADQVPEEMKEERWNRFMQLQQQISAERLQEKVGREIMVIIDEVDEEGAIGRSMADAPEIDGAVYLNGETKVKPGDIIRVKVENADEYDLWGSRV from the coding sequence ATGAGCAATGTTAGCCACCCGCCGAAAATCGGCTTCGTCTCCCTGGGCTGCCCAAAAAACCTGGTGGATTCAGAACGCATCCTCACTGAGCTTCGTACCGAAGGCTATGATGTGGTGCCGAGCTATGACAATGCCGATATGGTTATCGTGAATACCTGTGGCTTCATTGACAGCGCCGTGCAGGAATCCCTCGAAGCCATCGGTGAAGCCCTGACCGAAAACGGCAAAGTGATCGTGACCGGCTGCCTGGGCGCCAAAGTGGACCAGATCCGCGAAGTGCATCCAAAGGTTCTGGAGATCACCGGGCCGCACAGCTATGAGCAGGTGCTGGAGCACGTTCACCACTACGTGCCGAAACCGAAGCACAACCCGTTCCTGAGCCTGGTGCCGGAACAGGGGGTGAAGCTGACCCCGCGTCACTACGCCTACCTGAAAATCTCTGAAGGCTGCAACCACCGCTGCACGTTCTGCATCATCCCGTCCATGCGTGGCGATCTGGTGAGCCGCCCGATTGGCGAAGTGCTGGCAGAAGCGAAGCGTCTGGCCGATGCGGGCGTGAAAGAGCTGCTGGTGATCTCGCAGGATACCTCCGCCTACGGCGTGGATGTGAAGCACCGTTCGGGCTTCCATAACGGCGAGCCGGTGAAGACCAGCATGGTGGGTCTGTGCGAACAGCTGGCAAAACTGGGTATCTGGACGCGTCTGCACTATGTCTATCCTTACCCGCACGTCGATGACGTGATCCCGCTGATGGCCGAAGGCAAAATCCTGCCGTATCTGGATATTCCGCTGCAGCACGCCAGCCCGCGTATCCTGAAGCTGATGAAACGCCCTGGCTCCGTTGACCGTCAGCTGGCGCGCATCAAACAGTGGCGCGAAATCTGTCCGGAACTGACCCTGCGCTCGACCTTTATCGTGGGCTTCCCGGGTGAAACCGAAGAAGATTTCCAGATGCTGCTCGACTTCCTGAAAGAGGCCCGTCTGGACCGTGTAGGCTGCTTCAAGTACAGCCCGGTCGAAGGTGCAACGGCTAACGAGCTGGCGGATCAGGTGCCGGAAGAGATGAAAGAGGAGCGCTGGAATCGCTTTATGCAGTTGCAACAGCAGATCTCTGCCGAGCGCCTGCAGGAGAAAGTGGGCCGCGAAATCATGGTCATCATTGACGAAGTGGACGAAGAAGGCGCCATTGGCCGCAGCATGGCCGATGCACCGGAAATCGACGGCGCGGTCTACCTGAACGGTGAAACGAAGGTGAAACCGGGTGATATTATTCGCGTTAAAGTTGAAAACGCGGACGAGTATGACCTGTGGGGTAGCCGGGTTTAA
- a CDS encoding PQQ-dependent sugar dehydrogenase, whose protein sequence is MRRSSLIFLPFMLVSTAVLAAPAEVKVDVLQNKLDHPWSLAFLPQNQGMLITLKDGQLKRWQAGKGLSDPIVGVPDVWAKGQGGLLDVVLAPDFESSRRVWLSYAEAGSDGKAGTAVGYGRLSDDFSRLEAFKVVFRQQPKLSTGNHFGGRLVFDGKGYLFIGLGENNQRPTAQELDKLQGKVVRLTDEGEIPNDNPFVNTSGALPEIWSYGIRNPQGMAMNPWSDTLWLNEHGPRGGDEINIPERGKNYGWPLATHGINYSGLKIPEAKGEHVEGTEPPLFVWKKSPALSGMAFYNSDVFPQWKNKLFIGALKEKDVIVMTVNGNKVTEEGRILGERDQRIRDVRVGPDGYLYVLTDETDGQLLKVSPSGT, encoded by the coding sequence ATGCGTCGATCTTCGCTTATTTTCCTGCCATTCATGCTGGTCTCCACCGCTGTGCTTGCCGCGCCTGCTGAAGTGAAAGTGGATGTGCTGCAAAACAAACTCGATCACCCCTGGTCGCTCGCTTTCCTGCCCCAGAATCAGGGCATGTTAATCACCCTGAAGGACGGTCAGCTTAAACGCTGGCAGGCCGGAAAAGGCCTCTCCGACCCGATTGTTGGCGTGCCTGACGTCTGGGCTAAGGGGCAGGGCGGCCTGCTGGATGTGGTGCTGGCGCCGGACTTCGAAAGCTCGCGGCGGGTGTGGCTCAGCTATGCCGAGGCCGGGAGCGACGGTAAAGCCGGAACCGCCGTAGGCTACGGGCGCTTAAGCGACGATTTCTCTCGTCTGGAGGCCTTTAAGGTGGTCTTCCGCCAGCAGCCGAAGCTCTCGACGGGCAACCACTTTGGCGGCAGGCTGGTCTTTGATGGCAAAGGCTATCTCTTTATCGGTCTGGGGGAGAACAACCAGCGTCCCACGGCGCAAGAGCTGGATAAATTGCAGGGTAAGGTTGTGCGGCTCACCGACGAGGGCGAGATCCCCAATGACAACCCCTTCGTAAATACCTCGGGCGCACTTCCGGAGATCTGGTCTTACGGTATCCGCAACCCGCAGGGCATGGCGATGAACCCCTGGAGCGACACGCTATGGCTCAATGAGCATGGCCCGCGCGGCGGCGATGAGATCAACATTCCAGAGAGGGGTAAAAACTACGGCTGGCCGCTGGCGACCCACGGGATTAATTACAGCGGCCTGAAGATCCCCGAGGCGAAGGGTGAGCACGTCGAGGGTACTGAGCCGCCGCTGTTTGTCTGGAAAAAATCCCCGGCCCTGAGCGGGATGGCTTTTTACAACAGCGATGTTTTCCCGCAATGGAAGAACAAACTCTTTATTGGTGCGCTGAAAGAGAAAGACGTGATTGTCATGACGGTGAATGGCAACAAGGTCACGGAAGAGGGGAGGATTCTGGGGGAGAGGGATCAACGCATTCGTGATGTGCGGGTCGGCCCGGACGGCTACCTATATGTGCTGACGGATGAAACGGACGGGCAACTGCTGAAAGTCAGCCCGTCCGGTACCTGA
- the dacC gene encoding serine-type D-Ala-D-Ala carboxypeptidase: MTRKTTSLRSLAAGSALLFLFAPTLYAAEQAAPEAPPVDARAWILMDYASGKVLAEGNADEKLDPASLTKIMTSYVVGQALKAGKIKLTDMVTIGKDAWATGNPALRGSSVMFLKPGDQVAVSDLNKGVIIQSGNDACIALADYVAGSQDSFIGLMNGYAQKLGLTNTTFKTVHGLDAPGQFSTARDMALLGKALIHDVPEEYAIHKEKEFTFNKIRQPNRNRLLWSSNVNVDGMKTGTTAGAGYNLVASATQGDMRLISVVLGTKTDRIRFNESEKLLTWGFRFFETVTPIKPDATFVSQRVWFGDKSEVNLGAGDAGSVTIPRGQLKNLKASFTLTDPQLTAPLKKGQVVGTIDFQLNGKSIEQRPLIVMEAVEEGGFFSRMWDFVMMKFHQWFGSWFS, translated from the coding sequence ATGACGCGAAAAACAACTTCTCTGCGCAGTCTGGCGGCAGGCTCAGCGCTTCTTTTTCTTTTTGCACCTACGCTCTATGCAGCAGAACAGGCGGCACCGGAAGCCCCGCCGGTGGATGCTCGCGCGTGGATCCTGATGGATTACGCCAGCGGCAAAGTGCTGGCAGAAGGGAATGCAGATGAAAAACTCGACCCGGCCAGCCTGACAAAAATCATGACCAGCTATGTCGTTGGTCAGGCGTTGAAAGCAGGAAAGATCAAGCTCACCGATATGGTCACCATTGGTAAAGACGCCTGGGCCACCGGTAACCCGGCGCTTCGCGGCTCGTCGGTCATGTTCCTGAAGCCGGGCGACCAGGTGGCGGTCTCGGACCTGAATAAAGGCGTCATTATCCAGTCGGGCAACGATGCCTGCATCGCGCTGGCGGATTACGTGGCGGGCAGCCAGGATTCGTTTATTGGTCTGATGAACGGCTATGCGCAAAAGCTCGGCTTAACCAATACCACCTTTAAAACCGTGCACGGCCTTGATGCCCCAGGGCAGTTCAGTACCGCCCGCGATATGGCGCTGCTGGGTAAGGCGCTGATTCACGACGTGCCGGAAGAGTATGCCATCCATAAAGAGAAAGAGTTTACCTTCAACAAGATCCGCCAGCCGAACCGCAACCGCCTGCTCTGGAGCAGCAATGTCAATGTCGACGGAATGAAAACCGGTACGACCGCCGGTGCCGGGTATAACCTGGTGGCCTCGGCAACGCAGGGGGATATGCGCCTGATCTCGGTGGTGCTGGGCACCAAAACCGACCGCATCCGCTTTAATGAATCGGAAAAACTGCTGACGTGGGGCTTCCGCTTCTTCGAAACGGTCACCCCGATTAAGCCGGATGCGACGTTCGTTAGCCAGCGCGTCTGGTTCGGCGACAAAAGCGAAGTGAACCTCGGTGCTGGTGACGCCGGTTCGGTGACCATCCCACGTGGTCAGCTTAAAAATCTGAAAGCCAGCTTCACCCTGACCGATCCTCAGTTGACCGCCCCGCTGAAAAAGGGCCAGGTGGTGGGCACTATCGACTTCCAGCTGAACGGGAAATCTATCGAGCAGCGCCCGCTTATCGTGATGGAAGCGGTGGAAGAGGGCGGTTTCTTTAGCCGGATGTGGGATTTCGTCATGATGAAATTCCACCAGTGGTTTGGCAGCTGGTTCTCTTAA
- the deoR gene encoding DNA-binding transcriptional repressor DeoR, protein METRREERLAQLINALKRSDKLHLKEAAALLGVSEMTVRRDLNSESGPVVLLGGYIVLEPRSASHYLLSDQKTRLVEEKRKAARLAATLVQPHQTLFFDCGTTTPWIIDAIDNALPFTGVCYSLNTFLALQEKPACRVILCGGEFHASNAIFKPLNLHDTLNNLCPDIAFYSAAGLHPRHGATCFNLDELPVKHWALSMAQQHVLVADHSKFGKVRPARMGDLGQFDVIVSNCRPDDEMVALAKAQQIKLMY, encoded by the coding sequence ATGGAAACACGTCGCGAAGAACGTCTGGCTCAACTGATTAACGCACTCAAGCGCAGCGATAAACTGCATCTGAAAGAGGCGGCCGCCCTGCTTGGCGTCTCGGAGATGACGGTGCGGCGCGATCTTAATAGTGAGAGCGGCCCGGTTGTGCTTCTCGGTGGCTATATCGTGCTGGAGCCACGCAGCGCCAGCCACTACTTACTGAGTGACCAGAAGACCCGGCTGGTAGAAGAGAAGCGCAAGGCGGCGCGGCTGGCCGCCACCCTGGTGCAGCCTCATCAGACGCTCTTTTTTGACTGCGGTACCACCACTCCCTGGATTATCGACGCTATCGATAACGCCCTGCCTTTTACCGGGGTCTGCTATTCGCTGAATACTTTTCTCGCGCTTCAGGAAAAACCGGCGTGCCGGGTGATTCTCTGCGGCGGCGAGTTCCATGCCAGTAATGCGATTTTCAAACCGCTGAATCTGCATGACACCTTAAACAACCTCTGTCCGGATATCGCCTTCTACTCCGCGGCAGGCCTGCATCCCCGTCACGGGGCGACCTGCTTCAATCTGGATGAGTTACCGGTGAAACACTGGGCGCTGAGTATGGCGCAACAGCATGTTCTGGTGGCCGACCACAGTAAATTTGGCAAAGTACGCCCGGCGCGGATGGGGGATTTAGGGCAATTTGACGTGATTGTCAGTAATTGCCGTCCGGACGATGAGATGGTGGCGCTGGCGAAGGCGCAGCAGATTAAGCTGATGTATTAA
- a CDS encoding GNAT family N-acetyltransferase, which produces MVKVREAKAEDYAAWLTLWKGYLAFYGSELDDAVTLATWRRVLSAESGMICRIAESEGQVVGFAICVLHEGTWVTTPLCYLEDLYVDASMRGRGAGRALIEAIIDEAREKGWSKVYWVTREGNPARALYDKLATVDDYVRYRITI; this is translated from the coding sequence ATGGTGAAGGTACGCGAAGCGAAGGCGGAAGATTACGCAGCATGGTTAACGCTCTGGAAGGGCTATCTGGCGTTTTATGGCTCTGAACTGGATGACGCCGTGACGCTGGCGACCTGGCGTCGGGTACTTTCCGCAGAGTCGGGCATGATCTGCCGGATCGCCGAAAGCGAAGGTCAGGTGGTGGGGTTCGCTATTTGCGTGCTGCATGAAGGCACCTGGGTCACTACGCCGCTGTGCTATCTGGAAGATCTCTATGTTGATGCGTCGATGCGCGGTCGGGGTGCGGGCAGGGCATTGATCGAGGCGATCATTGACGAAGCGCGGGAAAAAGGGTGGTCGAAGGTCTACTGGGTCACGCGAGAGGGTAATCCGGCGAGGGCGCTGTACGACAAGCTGGCCACGGTAGATGACTACGTGCGCTACCGGATAACGATTTAA